In Plasmodium falciparum 3D7 genome assembly, chromosome: 6, the following proteins share a genomic window:
- a CDS encoding LMBR1 domain-containing protein, putative translates to MDEYILLIFFIAYLFISGIIGTRLIIIYSHKEENNRLVYIIIKCFIIIGYILSWTIILLVPIDVYYNTYKDIEKYIDIFKLFRICYWFSILYIFMLTPVMFIIYSESDRKIYTLNKHHTKIKKQNKGKNNNPQNNGNIINDGNIINHDNITNDDNITNNYYYYNKMTYKIIYKKIIPITLFFLLSSICFLYFTFLYLKKLNLNLNAQECALWYNYIKDIYKKNFLIYNIRKIEHCENIKNTNIKIIINLEFNDYIIIIISFIGFLFFIFYGGIGLISLPFNLINSYIYRKKKIKKDDLKKQLDIINRKSKMLLNITEALQKEKNQLLKMNYFRSFFKYMKYNREKNFLNYTVHNLEKEYDILLENFTKNSSILFPYISLFLGIIFLIISTVIIIHLFVNLIIDVLKYNDDIINSLTFLDSLLVYLVQIKLSVLSTIIYTFIMSYLLVCSLSGFIQFCSKLSLGFIFVLEKRSTYLNSLLLNICLFFFISLGISLFSTKIFYTYSSFTYATFLFDLTLKKMRFVGPLYSNNTFLYILLLINFITLVLYLLPKKWDISFLSIPEKFSKITEQEIIEDNINSKNVCINFDRKSIRDMKLFK, encoded by the exons aTGGacgaatatattttattaattttctttattgcatatttattcatatcagGAATTATCGGTACAcgcttaataataatatatagccacaaagaagaaaataatcggttggtttatattataattaaatgttttattataattggttatatattatcttggacaataatattattagtacCTATAGAcgtttattataatacatataaagatatagaaaaataCATAGACATATTCAAATTATTTAGAATATGTTACTGGTTTagtatattatacatttttatgttaACACCTGTtatgttcataatatattcagAATCAGACagaaaaatttatacattGAATAAACATCAtaccaaaataaaaaagcaaAATAAAGGAAAGAATAATAACCCCCAAAATAAcggtaatattattaatgatggtaatattattaatcacgataatattactaatgatgataatattactaataattattattattataacaagaTGACATACAAaatcatttataaaaaaattatacctATAAcacttttctttcttttatcATCTATTTGTTTTCTGTATTTCACTTTCTTATAtctcaaaaaattaaatttaaactTAAATGCTCAAGAGTGTGCATTATGGTATAATTACattaaagatatatacaaaaaaaacttcctcatatataatataagaaaaatagaacattgtgaaaatataaaaaacacaaatattaaaataatcattAATCTAGAGTTCaatgattatattattataattatctcaTTTATTggatttcttttttttatattctatgGTGGTATCGGGTTAATATCATTACCTTTCaatttaattaattcttatatatatagaaaaaaaaaaattaaaaaagatgaCTTAAAAAAACAACTAGACATAATAAACAGAAAAAGTAAAatgttattaaatattacagAGGCattacaaaaagaaaaaaaccaattattaaaaatgaattatttccgatcattttttaaatatatgaaatataatagagaaaaaaattttcttaATTATACAGTGCATAATTTAGAGAAAGAGTATGATATCTTACTAGAAAATTTTACCAAAAATAGCAGTATCTTATTTCCATATATATCACTTTTCTTaggaataatatttttaatcataAGTACagtaataattattcatttatttgtaaACCTTATAATTgatgtattaaaatataatgatgacATTATAAATAGCCTCACCTTTTTAGATTCACTTTTGGTG taTCTTGTACAAATTAAACTTTCTGTCCTTTCAACAATAATTTATACTTTCATTATGTCTTATTTACTTGTTTGTTCATTGTCAGGATTTATTCAATTTTGCtcaaaa TTAAGCCTAGGATTCATATTTGTATTAGAGAAAAGGAGCACATATCTTAATTCTCTTCTTTTGAATatatgtcttttttttttcatttctttagGAATATCATTATTCTCAACc AAAATATTCTATACCTATTCGAGTTTTACATATGCCACCTTTTTATTTGATCTGACTTTGAAAAAGATGAGATTTGTtgg ACCATTATACtcaaataatacatttttgtatattcttttactaattaattttataacgCTGGTTCTATATCTCCTACCTAAGAAATGGGACATATCTTTTCTTTCTATCCCAGAAAAATTTTCCAAAATAACAGAACAGGAGATAATAGAAgacaatataaatagtaaAAATGTGTGCATAAATTTTGATAGGAAAAGTATAAGAGACatgaaattatttaaataa
- a CDS encoding 60S ribosomal protein L27a, putative has translation MATRFKKNRKKRGHVSAGHGRVGKHRKHPGGRGKAGGLHHMRINFDKYHPGYFGKVGMRHLNLLKNRTYCPTINVDKLWGLLPEEKKKEFSENKDIAPVIDVTRKGYFKVLGNGKLKHNQPIVVKARYFSSVAEKKIKAVGGQCILVA, from the exons atggcAACAAGATTTAAGAAGAACAGGAAAAAGAGAGGTCATGTTTCAGCTGGTCATGGTCGTGTGGGTAAACACAGAAAACATCCCGGTGGAAGAGGAAAAGCTGGAGGTTTACATCACATGAGAATtaattttgataaatatCATCCAGGTTATTTTGGAAag GTTGGTATGAgacatttaaatttattaaaaaatagaaCTTACTGCCCAACCATCAATGTAGATAAATTATGGGGACTTTTAccagaagaaaagaaaaaagaattttctgaaaataaagatattgcCCCTGTTATTGATGTAACAAGAAAAGGATATTTTAAAGTTTTAGGAAATGGTAAATTAAAACATAATCAACCAATTGTTGTAAAAGCAAGATACTTTTCATCCGTtgctgaaaaaaaaattaaagctGTTGGAGGTCAATGTATATTAGTTgcttaa